The genomic region CGGGCACTGGCTTCACTTGAGCCGCTGCTGGCTGAAGGGCTGCAGCTAGATCCGAGTGAGGACGTGCATGACGCCGCGATTCTAGGGTTGATGGCGGCGGCACGAGCCGAGCGTGTGGATCGAGCGGCGCAGTATGCCGCGATGGCCCTTTGGACTTACGAGTCTGGGGGTGCTGAGGCGGGGGTACGCGATGGCGTGATGCGCGTGGTCGAGCAGGTGGTACAGGAAGCGCTGGCCTCCAACCGTCGGGAGTTGGCGGAGAGGCTGTTTGTCAGCCTCCGTCCGTTGCTCGGTGAGCCTCAGGATGCTGGGGAGCTAGAGCGTCTTAGCAAGCTGGCGGCTGCGGTCGCCATAGCGGATCGACCCGCGGGTGAGATCGACGCGACTGAGGCTCAAGCCCCCGATGAGGGGAAAGCGGAGGTGAAGGCGGATGAGCCTGTCGAGTCGGCATCGGGTTCGGAGGTCCCTTCGGGGTGACCGCTGGCAATCAGCGACGGGGCGGCATAATGTTTGAAGCTTACTGAGGAGACCCATGATGGCGGATGTAATCCGTGGCAAAGCTTTCGTTCTCGGCGACGACATCGATACGGACCAGATCATTCCGGCCCAGTATCTGGCGTACAACCCCTCCGATCCTGAGGAGCGGAAGTACTTCGGCATGTACGCGAACGTCGGCGTGCCTCCAGCGCAGTGTGGGCTGCCCGATGGCAATCTGCGGTTTGTCGAGGAGGGGCAGTTCCAGAGCCAGTACAGCATTGTGATTGGAGGGCGCAACTTCGGCTGCGGATCGTCCCGTGAGCACGCCCCGCTGGCACTGGCCGAGGCCGGTGTTAAGGCGGTGGTGGCCGAGTTTTACGCTCGGATCTTCTACCGGAACTGCGTCAATGGCGGGTATTGCCTGCCCTTGGAGACCAACGATCGCCTCATCGATGAGATCAAGACCGGCGACGAGGTCGAGCTCGATGTTGATTCGAGCACCCTCAGGAACCTGACCAGCGGCAAGAGCTACGAGCTTCAGCCACTGGGAGATGCCAAGCCGATCATCGACGCTGGTGGCGTGTTCGCTTACGCCCGTCAGACGGGAATGCTCAGCAGTTAGCATCGATGATTGTTTTTCATTTCTAAAGTTTCGTCCAAGGAATCTTCGCATGGATGCCAGCTATCTCCGCAGGAAGTTTGAAGCCGGGCTGACCTACGACCAGTACATGGCGACCGGGACGGATGACCAGCGTAAGCGCTGGCAAGAGGTCTATGACCGTGTTGTGCTGACGGATCAGCAGAAGGCCTTGCTGGGCGGGTTCGTCCGCGAAGTCCGGTGCCTGGTGATGTCAGGGATCTGGTGCGGGGATTGCGTTCAACAGATGCCGATCGTCGAGAAGATCGCAGAGGCGTCGGGGGGGAAGGTGTTGCTGCGGTGGCTCGATCGGGATGAGCACTCGGACCTTCAGGATCGTTTGATGATCAACAGCGGCAAGCGGGTACCAGTCGTGGTGTTCGCCGCGGAAGATGATGAGCTGGTCGGATGGTTTGGGGATAAGACGCTGGCGCGGTACCGGATCATGGCGTCGCAGCAGTTGGGTCCGAGTTGCCCGATGCCGGGGGCCGCTGTTCCTGCCGAGGAACTCGCTGCCGTCACCTCTGACTGGCTGGACCAGTTCGAGCGGGTTCACCTGCTACTGCGGTTGAGCGGGCGTTTGAGGAAGAAACACGCCGACTGACCTCAGTTCACTCTATTCAGCCCCGGCGGTTGCTGAGCAGGCGGGTGATCGCTACCCTACGGAG from Phycisphaeraceae bacterium harbors:
- a CDS encoding 3-isopropylmalate dehydratase, giving the protein MADVIRGKAFVLGDDIDTDQIIPAQYLAYNPSDPEERKYFGMYANVGVPPAQCGLPDGNLRFVEEGQFQSQYSIVIGGRNFGCGSSREHAPLALAEAGVKAVVAEFYARIFYRNCVNGGYCLPLETNDRLIDEIKTGDEVELDVDSSTLRNLTSGKSYELQPLGDAKPIIDAGGVFAYARQTGMLSS
- a CDS encoding thioredoxin family protein encodes the protein MDASYLRRKFEAGLTYDQYMATGTDDQRKRWQEVYDRVVLTDQQKALLGGFVREVRCLVMSGIWCGDCVQQMPIVEKIAEASGGKVLLRWLDRDEHSDLQDRLMINSGKRVPVVVFAAEDDELVGWFGDKTLARYRIMASQQLGPSCPMPGAAVPAEELAAVTSDWLDQFERVHLLLRLSGRLRKKHAD